The genomic interval AACGCTAACTGTGCATCCCCagaccctggtatatcaccagactgcatacaaacctaactgcatccccagtccctggtatatcaccagactgtacaaacctaactgcatgcatagtccctggtatatcaccagactgcatacaaacctaactgcatccccagtccctggtatatcaccagactgcatacaaacctaactgcatccccagtccctggtatatcaccagactgcatacaaacctaactgcatccccagtccctggtatatcaccagactgcatacaaacctaactgcatcaccaggccctggtatatcaacagactgcatacaaacctaactgcatgtatagtccctggtatatcaccagactgcatacaaacctaactacatgcatagtccctggtatatcaccagactgtacaaacctaattgcatccccagtccctggtatatcaacagactgtacaaacctaactgcatgcatagtccctggtatatcaccagactgcatacaaacctaactgcagaTTTTGGTTGTTTgcgttggcacctttcaacacccctcattatcacatgtAAACACGCAACcaatcacttacactactgactaaACACACACCAGTGTTAATTGAATTTACtttacttcagttaataaatatattttgttattctttatctccacgttgtctcactTTTTGTCACGGtcttcgagccggttcgtgacactaTGGTCAGTGAGCTGGAGCCCAACTAATGGAGACCAGTTAGAACCCAACTAACAAAACCCAACTAAAACAGGACTGCAGATCAAAAGAGACATACAGAATGATGGCAGGGAAAATCCCCAACATCCAAAATAGATAGATTCCATGATGGTGAAGCAAAGCTTCCTAAAGCATTGACGCATTACAGCCAATAGTCTCaaaaataggttcattactcaaggctttgagcaacacagaatttagaacagccaaattattatagatgacgtcccacaccgtagcagcatagcctttatgtcattattatagatgNNNNNNNNNNNNNNNNNNNNNNNNNNNNNNNNNNNNNNNNNNNNNNNNNNNNNNNNNNNNNNNNNNNNNNNNNNNNNNNNNNNNNNNNNNNNNNNNNNNNTGTTGAACCGggaagtcagctgctgctgctccaatacagtatgaggtgagacggtgaactgacgttgaaccgggcagtcagctgctgctgctccaatacagtatgaggtgagacggtgaactgatgttgaaccgggcagtcagtcATTCATTCTGTACTATGAGTCTGGTCTATCATTGTTGGTATTGAAAAAGCCTACTGCACATTGTGGTGGAAATTCTAACCAATCAggagagactttgtcatttcttcaaacaatcaaccTTTATTTGATAAGAATTGCAATAATGTAGCTGGTCAGCCCTACACTCTGAGGTGGAAGGCCGAGAGCTCGATGACACAAGGAGTTCAGAAGCCTTATATAGTCAAACTATCTTGTGCATATAGAAAACACGTGATCTTGGTATGTGTCCGTGTGTGGAGAACGAGACACAGACTAACTGTGAATTGGTCGTCTCGTTCTGTAGCAACAGCTAGTTATTCTAGTTTTCCAGTGAGGTGTCAAAACAACAGGAAGTCACTCTAGACACAGTTCCTCTGAAGTAGATCAACGATTCCCTGAATTTTGGCAAGCAAGCGCCTTTGGCCTGTCTGTCGAGAGGGTGTGTCTGGAAATAGTCTAGAGATGaatcagatccagactgaactgtgtgatgtagtagggagttgtagtttctctagagataaatcagatccagactgaactgtgtgatgtagtagggagttgtagtttctctagagataaatcagatccagactgaactgtgtgatgtagtagggagttgtagtttctctagagataaatcagatccagactgaactgtgtgatgtagtagggagttgtagtttctctagagataaatcagacccagactgaactgtgtgatgtagtagggagttgtagtttctctagagataaatcagatccagactgaactgtgtgatgtagtacggagttgtagtttctctagagatcaatcagatccagactgaactgtgtgatgtagtagggagttgtagtttctctagagataaatcagacccagactgaactgtgtgatgtagtagggagttgtagtttctctagagataaatcagacccagactgaactgtgtgatgtagtagggagttgtagtttcgctagagataaatcagacccagactgaactgtgtgatgtagtagggagttgtagtttccaacaggccaatattctacatagtttagcgcataaatcttaattaactacaatgaccataatctatTGCGTGACTACTTGTCTTGTCTAGCATTTCAATACAATAACATCTGCCTGTGACCTATAACATTTGATTTATGAAGGTAATGTGTgtaaaatgtacttttccccacatCTCTTTATATTGCTTATTCATATTCGGTGGCCTGACTgcgtcaaaggcccatcctggtagatctgaacctaatgcagcttggagtgagcagatgacagaagtcacatttaggtgccaggtgtaactgaggctgtagatgctccatatccattactttgagtgttttatataatatgactaaatatgttaatttctgtgttgcaggggcagtcaagaaatggaacggcaaggccacagaacatgacataagcagagctgtgggagaccacctcaagcccctggtagagccgggggtggtgtttaccactccaccagcagagctgtgggagaccacctcaagcccctggtagagccgggggtggtgtttaccactccaccagcagagctgtgggagaccacatcaagcccctggtagagccgggggtcgtgtttaccactccaccacagcttcagcaggctggaaaagtgatactgtttttcatactaagagggaccaagagtctgttgattggtcattgggttcatttgttgaaatcaaattTGACTCAATTTATTAGGATTGTTAATAGAAAATTGATATAGACCGATTTATTATACTGCGTCCATGTGTATAAGCTGTGAGTATGTTGAAATTAAATAGTTTTCTTTTCAACTTTCAACTAAAACCAAACTTATATTGTACGTCGGtcatagtcttattttcaacgacAGTTTGCTAGGTGGGATATCCCCAATGTCACAGTTtaaacgtgtccaaatcaatagtgcaaatgcagaaacagtttgtgaaaaattgaaaacctaaatgtaaaatgtactatatacacaaatatctgccacaataatcatattacaTAAACAAgcaccttataaactgcacaagcaccagaaacactgttgttttgacaagtagcaataaatcaatgatatcgattaggggggacaTCAGGTTGTaggtgctgttgaaactaacacaactaaaaaaaacacatggaaatgggagatatattttacctcacttgttagaggacaacctgcagaaaacagtcagctacattttagagtgatgcatttaaattcaggggtcgctaaacaaaggaacacaacacttatttgtaatcactcatcgatatcatgttgaaatcaattgtgccgagaggagggagatgagggtgcacgtcctgttaaatctaacagctcaaaaaccacatggaatctgggaataatgtgttcaccactggttagaggacaatttgtagaaaacagctagctacattttgaggtgttgcattttgattcaagtgggtcaccgacatggtaagtgtaacacaggtctttttgtgttagtcacttttttgttaaatcacataaatagtaaCTCTTTCAAGAGCCTGGATTTTTCCTAAGGCTGAAATCAATTGAATGGGgcaaacgtttagggttctacattgtgaaattcattaaaatactcctactacattgttaaaaacattctacattgtgacattaattcattgatatcatgaaacaactccttcatgtatgtattttctgatgtttgatcagatatcttttatcagagtatctcttgtcacactgaacacagctataaggtttctctcctgtgtgtgttctctggtgttgagtcagatGGCAAGATCGACCAAAacgcttcccacattgaccacagctataagatttctctcctgtgtgtgttctctggtgtgataccagattgccagattgaccaaaactcttcccacattgaccacagctataagatttctctcctgtgtgtattctctggtgttgagtcagatGGCAAGATCGACCAAAacgcttcccacattgaccacaactataagatttctctcctgtgtgtgttctctggtgtgataccagatggccagattgaccaaaactcttcccacattgaccacagctataaggtttccctcctgtgtgtgttctctggtgcactgtcagatctccagattgacgaaaactcttcccacattgatcacagctgtaaggtttctctcctgtgtgtattctctggtgcactgtcagctctccagattgaccaaaactcttcccacattgaccacaactataaggtttctctcctgtgtgtattctctggtgttgagtcagatTGCAAGATCGACCAAAacgcttcccacattgaccacagctataaggtttctctcctgtgtgtattctctggtgtacagtcagagttctagatgcagcaaaactcttcccacattgatcacagctataagatttctctcctgtgtggattctctgatgaactttaatgcctgatgaggtgaatctcttcccacagtcagagcagcagtgagttctcttccctgtggatctctgcaggtgtttcttgaagtgttctgatctggagagactcttctctgcctcgtcagcatcatgaggttgttgaggatccccagaggatccacgatagtcccttatctctcctgtgtgaacaacaaagtcagacagatgattaaaggcccacaacagcggaaatccactgtaaaatttgccaaattggcccataacttcacctaacaacaaatatacctgtaatgaacgaagaagcactttggttgttattgcatgacatacatagtgtactctaggacccataacaacaacatagacctactgtaggacccataacattacctaacaataacatagacctactgtaggacccataacttcacctaacaacaacatagacctactgtaggacccataacattacctaacaataacatagacctactgtaggacccataacttcacctaacaacaacatagacctactgtaggacccataacattacctaacaataacatagacctactgtaggacccataacttcacctaacaacaacatagacctactgtaggacccataacattacctaacaataacatagaccta from Salvelinus alpinus chromosome 2, SLU_Salpinus.1, whole genome shotgun sequence carries:
- the LOC139552371 gene encoding zinc finger protein 180-like, with protein sequence MSLRPDKGSCLRDYRGSSGDPQQPHDADEAEKSLSRSEHFKKHLQRSTGKRTHCCSDCGKRFTSSGIKVHQRIHTGEKSYSCDQCGKSFAASRTLTVHQRIHTGEKPYSCGQCGKRFGRSCNLTQHQRIHTGEKPYSCGQCGKSFGQSGELTVHQRIHTGEKPYSCDQCGKSFRQSGDLTVHQRTHTGGKPYSCGQCGKSFGQSGHLVSHQRTHTGEKSYSCGQCGKRFGRSCHLTQHQRIHTGEKSYSCGQCGKSFGQSGNLVSHQRTHTGEKSYSCGQCGKRFGRSCHLTQHQRTHTGEKPYSCVQCDKRYSDKRYLIKHQKIHT